In one Neobacillus sp. CF12 genomic region, the following are encoded:
- a CDS encoding R2-like ligand-binding oxidase yields the protein MTDRKMLTTSKRGLLEDSFPFRLYQKAKRLGTWNPADIDFSQDARDWKNLNHEQKEDILRLISQFQAGEEAVTLDLLPLIMAIAKEGRLEEEMFLTTFLYEEAKHTEFFRLVLNAIGERGDLSHFHTETYKKIFYEILPTTMERLVTDQSPEAIAEASVVYNMFVEGVLAETGYYSFYQALETANIMPGLLEGIGNLKKDESRHIGYGTFLLQRLICEHPHLFDFVAAKMTELTPLSLRLNEEGIAGREVSAFGGDPALVMDFTLKQLSVRMEILARAKGKKIEEIYRFSESELGVL from the coding sequence ATGACAGATAGAAAAATGTTAACGACCAGTAAAAGAGGTTTATTGGAGGATTCATTCCCATTCCGTTTATATCAAAAGGCAAAAAGATTAGGAACCTGGAATCCAGCGGATATCGATTTTAGTCAGGATGCTAGAGATTGGAAAAACCTTAATCATGAACAAAAGGAAGACATTCTTCGCTTGATTTCACAGTTTCAAGCCGGAGAAGAAGCAGTAACGCTAGATTTGCTCCCGTTGATCATGGCGATTGCGAAAGAAGGGCGTCTTGAAGAAGAAATGTTCTTAACTACTTTTCTATATGAAGAGGCAAAGCATACAGAGTTTTTCCGGCTTGTATTGAATGCGATCGGCGAAAGAGGGGATTTATCCCATTTCCATACAGAGACATATAAAAAAATCTTCTATGAAATCCTCCCAACTACAATGGAACGTCTTGTGACAGACCAATCTCCAGAAGCAATTGCAGAAGCCTCCGTTGTCTATAACATGTTTGTTGAAGGTGTCTTAGCAGAAACAGGTTATTATTCTTTTTACCAAGCACTAGAAACAGCAAATATCATGCCTGGTCTCTTAGAGGGCATTGGAAATTTGAAAAAAGATGAATCCCGGCATATTGGCTATGGCACCTTCCTGCTTCAACGATTAATTTGTGAACACCCTCATCTCTTTGATTTTGTAGCCGCGAAAATGACTGAACTTACTCCTTTATCTCTTAGATTAAATGAGGAAGGAATAGCAGGAAGGGAGGTAAGTGCGTTCGGTGGTGATCCAGCATTGGTTATGGATTTCACCCTTAAACAGCTTTCAGTCCGGATGGAAATTCTAGCACGAGCAAAAGGGAAAAAAATCGAAGAGATTTATAGATTCTCAGAAAGTGAATTAGGTGTTTTATAA